The Desulfovibrio sp. TomC genome includes a window with the following:
- a CDS encoding branched-chain amino acid ABC transporter permease, with translation MLQSFLQNILNALQWGSFYSLIALGYCLVYGVLLLINFAHGDIFMVGAYLAFFVSMVLLGKYGAIAGLPGWMVLSLAVPLTMILTAVVGVTLERIAYRPLRRKGVNRLYVVITALMCGLILENGNLALLGASRKSFPTLIPIQVFDFHGIIVTNLKLMVIGVAILSFLLLHFIVTRTKMGMAMRAISYDRFAVPLMGIPADTVIVFTFVLGSGFAGLAGLFFAMTYPVIDPYMGALIGWKAFIAAVVGGIGSIAGAFAGGFLLGFVEIMVVAFFPSTYRDLIAFSILLLILSIRPTGLFGVARRTKI, from the coding sequence TTGCTGCAAAGTTTCCTGCAAAACATCCTAAATGCCCTGCAGTGGGGAAGCTTTTATTCCCTCATCGCCCTGGGCTATTGCCTGGTCTACGGCGTTTTGCTGCTGATCAATTTCGCCCATGGCGACATTTTCATGGTCGGGGCCTATCTGGCCTTTTTCGTGAGCATGGTGCTTTTAGGCAAATATGGGGCCATTGCCGGCCTGCCGGGCTGGATGGTGCTTTCCCTGGCCGTGCCGCTGACCATGATCCTCACCGCCGTGGTCGGCGTGACCCTGGAACGCATCGCCTACCGGCCGCTTCGCCGCAAGGGCGTCAACCGCCTTTACGTCGTCATCACGGCGCTCATGTGCGGGCTGATCCTGGAAAACGGCAACCTGGCCCTGCTTGGCGCAAGCCGCAAAAGTTTTCCCACCCTGATCCCCATCCAGGTGTTTGACTTTCATGGCATCATCGTGACCAACCTCAAATTGATGGTCATCGGCGTCGCCATCCTGTCCTTCCTCCTGCTCCATTTCATCGTCACCCGGACCAAGATGGGCATGGCCATGCGGGCCATCTCCTATGACCGTTTCGCCGTGCCGCTCATGGGCATTCCGGCGGATACGGTCATCGTCTTCACCTTTGTCCTGGGTTCGGGCTTTGCAGGACTGGCCGGGCTTTTCTTCGCCATGACCTATCCGGTCATCGACCCCTACATGGGGGCGCTTATCGGCTGGAAAGCCTTTATCGCAGCCGTCGTCGGCGGCATCGGTTCCATTGCCGGGGCGTTTGCCGGGGGATTTTTGCTGGGGTTCGTGGAGATCATGGTGGTGGCCTTTTTCCCCTCCACCTACCGCGATCTGATCGCGTTTTCCATTTTGCTGCTCATCCTGTCCATCCGGCCGACCGGTCTCTTCGGTGTCGCCCGGCGGACAAAAATCTAA